In Reinekea thalattae, a genomic segment contains:
- a CDS encoding DMT family transporter — protein MTGTILVIFATFFWALDTLIRYPLMDEGVSAVNIVLIEHFILVLGFWLWFTVRRHKFWPFDRKDLFALVVIGGFGSAIGTLTFTQAFSYMNPTLVILLQKLQPVVAISLSAWLLKERLSSGYLLCVVLAFSGSFMLMYHDIIQFLATSGWHYTAELSARLMGYGLALIAVVSWGASTVFGKKLSMKGYSSSQIMNGRFSVGLLVLLPLFLLNSPLEQTVSLLQVEKIALMVLLSGALGMLLYYQGLKRIDSKHSALAEMAFPLMAGVINWLVLDITLTPIQLVGSCLLVLGSFVVHVDVAQWLQKFTKRQTTIS, from the coding sequence GTGACAGGTACTATTCTCGTTATTTTCGCGACGTTTTTTTGGGCGCTCGATACACTGATTCGTTATCCATTAATGGACGAAGGTGTCTCAGCAGTGAATATCGTGCTGATAGAGCACTTTATTTTAGTGTTGGGTTTTTGGTTGTGGTTTACGGTTCGTCGACACAAATTCTGGCCTTTCGATCGCAAGGATCTATTCGCACTGGTTGTCATTGGTGGCTTTGGTTCAGCTATTGGTACCTTGACCTTCACTCAGGCGTTTTCCTATATGAACCCAACGCTGGTGATCTTATTGCAAAAACTCCAACCGGTTGTTGCCATTAGCTTATCGGCTTGGTTATTAAAAGAGCGATTAAGCAGTGGTTATCTACTGTGTGTTGTCTTGGCCTTTTCCGGCAGCTTTATGTTGATGTATCACGACATTATTCAGTTTTTAGCGACCAGCGGCTGGCACTATACGGCCGAATTATCGGCACGGCTAATGGGCTATGGTTTGGCCTTAATTGCTGTTGTCAGTTGGGGTGCGAGTACTGTGTTTGGCAAAAAGCTTTCCATGAAGGGTTACAGCAGCTCGCAAATTATGAACGGTCGATTTTCGGTTGGCCTGTTGGTGTTGCTGCCGTTGTTTTTACTAAACAGCCCGTTGGAACAAACCGTATCGCTGTTGCAGGTTGAAAAGATCGCCCTGATGGTTTTGCTTTCTGGAGCTCTTGGTATGTTGCTTTATTACCAAGGCTTAAAGCGAATCGATTCTAAGCACAGTGCCTTGGCTGAAATGGCTTTTCCTCTTATGGCTGGTGTTATTAATTGGCTGGTGCTTGATATTACATTAACGCCTATTCAGTTGGTTGGTAGTTGCCTGTTGGTGTTGGGAAGTTTTGTTGTGCATGTTGATGTTGCTCAGTGGCTGCAAAAGTTCACAAAGCGTCAAACAACCATCAGCTAA
- a CDS encoding YitT family protein: MNQQHRHPLVEDLLALITASAAVSIGVYLFKLCGFLTGGTAGIALILTKVSFLSFGQAFFLVNLPFYYLAWTRMGKRFTLNTFIAVTTVSFVSDLLPKLWVVTDVNVFFAAISGGLLVGLGILIMFRHQSSLGGLGVLAKYLQEQGIMNAGRFQLVVDVCIITVGFFLVPFTTLLLSILGAVAMNMVIAVNHKPGRYQIT; encoded by the coding sequence TTGAACCAACAACATCGACACCCATTGGTAGAGGACCTATTAGCGTTGATTACCGCATCTGCGGCGGTATCGATTGGCGTCTATCTGTTTAAGTTATGTGGTTTTTTAACTGGCGGTACTGCGGGCATCGCTTTGATATTGACAAAGGTGTCATTTTTAAGCTTTGGCCAAGCCTTCTTTTTAGTCAATTTACCATTCTATTATTTGGCTTGGACCCGAATGGGTAAGCGATTTACGTTGAATACCTTTATTGCAGTCACCACCGTATCGTTTGTTTCAGACCTATTACCCAAGCTGTGGGTGGTAACGGATGTTAATGTGTTCTTTGCTGCAATCAGTGGCGGTTTATTGGTTGGTTTAGGCATCCTTATAATGTTCCGCCATCAATCCAGTTTGGGTGGCCTAGGTGTGTTAGCAAAATACCTACAAGAGCAGGGCATTATGAATGCCGGGCGTTTCCAGTTGGTGGTTGATGTTTGCATTATCACCGTGGGCTTTTTCTTGGTGCCGTTTACGACATTGCTGCTTTCCATTTTAGGTGCGGTTGCGATGAATATGGTGATCGCGGTTAACCACAAGCCTGGCCGTTATCAAATCACCTAG
- a CDS encoding TSUP family transporter, translating to MEVTVELLGILFLVAMLAGWVDTLAGGGGLIVLPVLMVSGMTPVQALATNKCQGFIGTLTASVTLLAKGKLKLSILPPLMFYTCIGALLGTWLIQQLSTDWLQWFVPVLLLSIAAYFFFVPSIGETETKAKIKDSSWARFVVPVVGFYDGFFGPGTGSFFAASRVALLGKELIESTVIAKPLNFVSNITSLLLFAAGGQVVWLVGIVMMVGQALGAVLGAHSIYWGGARLIRPIVIIMCVAMSVRQLWMLL from the coding sequence ATGGAAGTGACAGTAGAACTGCTCGGCATTCTATTCTTAGTTGCGATGCTTGCCGGTTGGGTTGATACCCTAGCCGGTGGTGGCGGCTTGATTGTCTTGCCGGTGTTGATGGTTTCTGGTATGACGCCTGTGCAAGCGCTGGCAACAAATAAGTGCCAAGGCTTTATCGGTACTCTGACTGCCAGTGTCACGCTTTTAGCGAAAGGAAAGCTAAAGCTTTCTATCCTTCCCCCTTTAATGTTTTATACCTGTATTGGCGCATTGCTCGGCACCTGGTTGATCCAGCAGTTGAGTACCGATTGGTTGCAGTGGTTTGTACCTGTTTTGCTGCTTTCTATTGCGGCGTACTTTTTCTTTGTACCAAGTATTGGTGAAACGGAAACCAAGGCAAAAATAAAAGACTCGAGTTGGGCACGTTTTGTCGTACCAGTCGTGGGTTTTTACGATGGCTTTTTTGGCCCAGGTACTGGTTCGTTTTTTGCTGCCAGTCGAGTGGCGCTATTGGGCAAAGAATTAATTGAATCAACGGTCATCGCCAAACCGCTAAACTTTGTTTCAAATATTACATCGCTGCTGCTGTTTGCCGCCGGAGGGCAGGTGGTTTGGCTGGTCGGTATCGTAATGATGGTAGGTCAAGCACTGGGCGCGGTTTTGGGTGCTCATTCGATCTATTGGGGTGGCGCGCGGTTGATTCGACCGATTGTTATTATTATGTGTGTTGCGATGTCGGTGCGGCAGCTATGGATGCTGCTTTAG
- a CDS encoding TetR family transcriptional regulator produces MSVLEPVQKKPAGRKATISRDDIMNAALRLVGPNRSISSLSLREITREAGIAPNSFYRHFDSTEDLAISIINLAGSTLRTLIGQARVKAKEVDKGIVRNSVEIFIEQLYVDAHYLPTLLREGIVGTDRYKQAVRQQLAYFEQELTEDIISIGEKANGVPIYPELIAQAITRLVFAMGTDALDMPREKHAQLIDQMVVMIKMLFAGAHLLKKQQPSK; encoded by the coding sequence GTGAGCGTATTAGAACCCGTGCAAAAAAAACCAGCTGGCCGTAAAGCAACGATCAGTCGTGACGACATCATGAATGCCGCATTGCGTTTGGTTGGTCCAAATCGCTCTATTTCTAGCCTTAGCTTACGTGAAATTACCCGTGAAGCAGGGATTGCACCTAACAGCTTCTATCGCCATTTCGACAGCACCGAAGACTTAGCCATCAGCATTATTAATCTTGCCGGTTCAACCTTGCGTACACTGATCGGGCAAGCGCGAGTCAAAGCGAAAGAGGTCGATAAAGGTATTGTTCGTAACTCGGTTGAAATTTTTATCGAGCAGCTCTACGTCGATGCTCACTATCTACCGACCTTGTTAAGAGAAGGCATTGTTGGCACTGACCGCTACAAGCAGGCCGTGCGCCAACAGCTGGCGTATTTTGAACAGGAATTAACCGAAGACATTATCAGTATCGGAGAAAAAGCCAACGGCGTGCCGATTTATCCTGAGCTGATTGCTCAAGCAATTACACGATTGGTGTTTGCGATGGGAACGGACGCATTGGACATGCCGCGCGAAAAGCACGCCCAACTAATCGACCAAATGGTTGTTATGATTAAAATGCTATTTGCCGGTGCACATCTTTTAAAAAAACAACAGCCATCTAAATAA
- a CDS encoding ABC transporter permease, with protein sequence MKRLKRVDRFSGLAVVIALLLSVPILVIVSQVFSGSAALWQHLAQTVLPDYLKNSFYLSIGVSAGVLVIGVSTAWLTSQYHFLGSRLLNLLLMLPMAIPAYIIAYSYTGLLDFSGPVQQWIRTSFDLRYGDYWFPQIRSLGGAIWMLIFVLYPYVFLLARAAFLSQSSSLAAASRSLGNSGWSTFWRINLPLARPAIVAGVSLVLMETLADYGTMQYFGIPTFTTGIFRTYYGLGNLAAAAQLASLLLSAIALLIWLEKYSRRKQQYFNNTEAAAQPAKISLSPLAGALAFSWCLLPVLFGFVIPVCLLLVWCLQYVEQFTASFFILAWNSLMLAAVAALIATAIALLLAYAERFNRSRLTQASVQVASLGYALPGTIIAIGVLTSFAWLDHQLVPLLSGLFSKDLGLLFSGTLMALLFAYCVRFMAMPLGAARSALAQIKPSIDQSAKTLGKNTAQTLYQIHMPLLKGSLLTAFLMVFVDVLKELPATLILRPFNFNTLAVRAYELASDERLYEAAPAALTIVLVGLIPVYLLTKSIYRER encoded by the coding sequence ATGAAAAGACTTAAGCGGGTGGATCGGTTCAGTGGTTTGGCGGTAGTCATCGCGCTGTTGTTGTCCGTGCCTATTCTTGTCATTGTCAGTCAGGTATTTTCTGGCTCGGCTGCGTTATGGCAGCATCTGGCACAAACGGTGTTGCCAGACTATCTAAAAAATTCTTTTTATTTGAGTATCGGCGTTAGTGCTGGCGTGCTGGTGATTGGTGTTTCTACGGCATGGCTCACCAGTCAGTATCATTTTTTAGGCTCGCGCTTACTTAATCTATTACTGATGCTACCAATGGCGATACCTGCCTACATTATTGCCTACAGCTATACCGGTTTGCTGGACTTTTCTGGCCCAGTGCAGCAGTGGATTCGCACCAGCTTTGATCTACGATACGGTGATTACTGGTTCCCACAGATCCGTTCATTGGGCGGGGCCATCTGGATGCTTATTTTTGTGCTCTATCCCTATGTATTTTTGCTCGCGCGAGCGGCTTTTTTATCGCAGTCGAGCAGCTTGGCAGCGGCCAGTCGGAGTCTTGGTAATAGTGGTTGGTCAACGTTCTGGCGAATTAATTTACCACTTGCTCGGCCAGCCATTGTCGCGGGTGTTTCGTTGGTGTTAATGGAAACGCTGGCTGATTACGGCACCATGCAATACTTTGGTATTCCGACCTTTACCACAGGAATTTTTCGAACCTACTATGGTTTGGGCAATCTAGCTGCTGCTGCTCAGTTGGCGAGTTTATTGTTATCTGCAATCGCTTTATTGATCTGGCTAGAAAAGTATTCACGTCGTAAACAGCAATATTTTAATAACACCGAAGCCGCGGCTCAGCCTGCTAAAATCTCGTTATCGCCACTGGCAGGGGCTTTGGCATTTAGCTGGTGTTTGTTGCCGGTGTTGTTTGGATTTGTAATTCCCGTCTGCCTATTGCTGGTGTGGTGTCTGCAGTATGTTGAGCAATTCACCGCCAGTTTTTTTATTTTGGCGTGGAACTCATTGATGCTCGCAGCCGTGGCTGCTTTGATCGCAACGGCGATAGCCTTATTGCTAGCCTATGCTGAGCGTTTTAATCGCAGTCGATTAACACAAGCCTCTGTACAGGTAGCGTCATTAGGTTACGCCTTGCCAGGTACGATTATCGCCATTGGTGTCTTGACCAGTTTTGCGTGGTTAGATCATCAGTTGGTACCACTATTGTCGGGCTTGTTCTCAAAAGATTTAGGGCTGTTGTTTTCTGGTACCTTGATGGCGTTATTGTTTGCTTATTGTGTACGCTTTATGGCGATGCCGCTCGGTGCTGCGCGCAGTGCTTTAGCACAAATTAAACCCTCTATTGATCAGAGTGCCAAAACGTTAGGTAAAAACACGGCTCAAACCCTTTATCAAATCCATATGCCACTGCTTAAAGGCAGTCTGTTAACGGCCTTTTTGATGGTGTTTGTCGATGTATTAAAAGAGCTGCCAGCAACGTTAATTTTACGTCCTTTTAACTTTAATACTTTGGCCGTTAGGGCTTATGAGTTAGCCAGCGATGAGCGCCTATATGAGGCAGCACCAGCGGCATTAACCATTGTTTTGGTAGGCTTGATTCCGGTCTATCTACTGACGAAATCTATTTATCGAGAGCGCTAA
- a CDS encoding ABC transporter ATP-binding protein, protein MSSAMAKQCLPLIVDQVTAAYGQNTIIKGLSLQLQAGEIGCLLGASGCGKSTLLKLIAGFGELTSGTIQLGDRQLASPQSSLATEHRRVGMVFQDIALFPHLTIGQNIAFGLAKLSRPEQRRRVTELLALVGLSDYQQRYPNELSGGQQQRVAIARALAPEPDLLLLDEPFSGLDVMLRDSLLVELRSILIQQQITALFVTHDQLEAFAIADKVALMDDGKIVQFATPYELYHQPVNRYVADFVGNGYFLPVELLNSQQINTELGVLTSPQPLAATAGQKKLLLLRPDDILHDDESPYQASITRKHFKGSFFQYEVQLSNGCLLPCQAPSHHNHAIGEMIGIRLELDHMVLFDQT, encoded by the coding sequence ATGAGTTCTGCTATGGCTAAACAGTGTTTGCCACTGATCGTAGATCAAGTGACTGCCGCGTACGGTCAAAACACCATTATTAAAGGCTTGAGCTTACAGCTTCAGGCCGGTGAAATAGGTTGCTTATTGGGAGCCAGTGGCTGTGGTAAGTCGACTCTATTAAAGTTGATTGCTGGCTTTGGTGAATTAACCTCCGGAACAATTCAGTTAGGTGATCGGCAACTCGCCAGCCCGCAGTCGAGTTTGGCTACTGAGCATCGACGAGTGGGCATGGTGTTTCAAGATATTGCGTTGTTTCCGCATTTAACGATTGGACAAAATATAGCTTTTGGTCTTGCTAAACTGAGTCGGCCAGAGCAGCGCCGTCGAGTGACAGAACTGTTGGCGTTAGTTGGCTTGAGCGATTATCAACAGCGTTACCCGAATGAATTATCGGGTGGTCAACAGCAAAGGGTGGCCATTGCCCGAGCGCTGGCTCCAGAGCCGGACTTATTATTGCTGGATGAACCCTTTTCTGGTTTGGATGTGATGTTGCGAGATAGCTTGTTAGTAGAGTTGCGCAGTATTTTAATTCAGCAACAAATAACCGCCTTATTCGTTACTCATGATCAACTGGAAGCCTTCGCCATTGCCGATAAAGTCGCTCTGATGGATGACGGTAAGATCGTGCAATTTGCTACGCCTTATGAGCTGTATCACCAACCGGTCAATCGTTATGTCGCAGATTTTGTCGGCAATGGTTACTTTCTGCCGGTCGAGCTACTTAATAGTCAGCAAATAAATACTGAGCTAGGCGTACTCACCAGCCCGCAGCCCTTAGCGGCAACGGCAGGGCAGAAGAAGTTATTGTTACTGCGGCCAGATGATATTTTGCATGATGATGAAAGCCCGTATCAGGCGAGTATCACGCGTAAACACTTTAAGGGCAGCTTTTTTCAATACGAAGTACAACTTAGTAATGGCTGTTTATTACCTTGCCAAGCGCCGAGTCATCATAATCATGCCATCGGTGAAATGATCGGCATCCGCCTCGAACTTGATCACATGGTGTTGTTTGATCAAACCTGA
- a CDS encoding Fe(3+) ABC transporter substrate-binding protein, with translation MMVSKFFSLALITLLSIQLPAFAEEVNVYSSRKEALIKPLLDRFTEQTGIKVNLITGADDALISRLSLEGSKSPADLLVTADAGRLHRAKVAQLLQPLESDFITQRVPEHLIDVDQQWVGLTLRARPIFYAKDRVDPSLITSYSDLTDEQWSRRICVRSSDNIYNQSLMASMIASEGEANALAFAQGLVANFARPPAGADTDQLKAAAAGVCDIAIANTYYFGRLLISDKAIDQKIAQRLGVIWPNQDDRGTHVNVSGIALTKSAKNKAQAIRLIEFMLTDESQTWYSEVNSEYPVVQGIEASEALKSLGDFKADALNLSVLGVNNAAAVQLMDKAGWR, from the coding sequence ATGATGGTATCCAAGTTTTTTTCTTTAGCGCTGATCACGTTACTTTCTATACAGCTTCCAGCCTTTGCTGAAGAGGTTAATGTTTACTCTTCACGTAAAGAAGCATTGATTAAGCCGCTACTTGATCGTTTTACCGAACAAACTGGTATTAAGGTGAACCTTATCACCGGTGCTGACGATGCCTTAATTAGCCGATTATCTTTAGAAGGCAGTAAGTCACCGGCAGATTTATTGGTGACCGCTGACGCAGGGCGATTGCATCGCGCTAAAGTCGCGCAACTGTTGCAGCCGTTAGAAAGTGATTTTATTACCCAGCGGGTTCCTGAACACCTCATCGATGTCGACCAACAATGGGTAGGCTTAACTCTACGTGCTCGGCCTATTTTTTATGCTAAAGATCGAGTCGATCCTAGCCTCATTACCAGCTACTCCGATTTAACCGATGAGCAATGGTCGCGCAGAATCTGCGTTCGGTCGTCAGATAATATTTATAATCAATCATTGATGGCATCGATGATTGCCTCCGAAGGCGAGGCCAATGCATTAGCTTTTGCTCAAGGTTTAGTGGCTAATTTTGCTCGCCCGCCGGCAGGTGCTGATACCGACCAATTAAAAGCCGCAGCTGCTGGTGTCTGTGATATTGCCATTGCCAATACCTATTATTTTGGCCGCCTGCTGATCAGTGATAAAGCCATTGACCAAAAAATCGCTCAGCGCCTAGGCGTGATTTGGCCAAACCAAGACGATCGCGGCACGCATGTTAATGTCAGTGGGATTGCATTAACAAAATCTGCTAAAAATAAAGCACAGGCAATTCGTTTAATTGAGTTTATGCTCACTGATGAATCTCAGACATGGTATTCAGAGGTCAATAGCGAGTACCCAGTCGTGCAGGGTATCGAGGCTTCTGAAGCATTGAAAAGCCTTGGTGACTTTAAAGCCGATGCTTTAAATTTGAGCGTGCTAGGTGTTAATAATGCAGCTGCGGTACAGCTGATGGATAAAGCAGGCTGGCGCTAG